In one Brevibacillus choshinensis genomic region, the following are encoded:
- a CDS encoding MFS transporter yields MKTVNPFLIMILALGVFGIITTEMGIIGVLPQVTQKFQISAAQAGGLVSLFAFVVAISGPFLTLLVSSMNRKWILLIAVFMFAISNLVYAYTTSFAIMLVFRILPAIFHPVFFSVALVTAAKLVPAEKSRKAVTNVFAGITVGFAFGVPLTSYLAEKISLEAAFLFGAVVSLIAFVGILAWLPSMPVTKKMSYGHQLGILRNSQMWLHIVTVIFIFAAMFSVYSYFAEYLGQVTNMDGAWISIMLMAFGMIMIFGNFFFGSLLQKSVNKTVILFPLLYAAIYALAYFLGSYFIPMVIIVVIWGAVHSGGLIVSQTWLMTEAKEAPEFGNSLFVSFSNLGITIGTAIGGWFISHFGIHQLIWSGLMFTLLAFLLITIKMKMLKSNEDMRSYNSHG; encoded by the coding sequence ATGAAAACAGTTAACCCTTTCCTCATCATGATTTTGGCTTTAGGCGTCTTCGGCATTATTACAACCGAAATGGGGATTATAGGCGTCCTCCCCCAAGTGACTCAAAAATTCCAAATATCGGCCGCGCAGGCAGGAGGGCTCGTCAGCCTATTCGCTTTCGTCGTCGCCATCTCAGGTCCGTTCCTGACATTGCTCGTTTCCAGCATGAATCGCAAGTGGATTTTATTAATCGCTGTGTTCATGTTTGCGATCTCGAACCTGGTTTATGCCTATACAACCAGCTTCGCCATCATGCTAGTTTTCCGTATTCTCCCTGCCATTTTTCATCCCGTCTTTTTTTCGGTTGCCCTCGTTACCGCAGCCAAGCTCGTCCCTGCGGAAAAAAGCAGAAAAGCAGTCACAAATGTTTTCGCCGGAATCACGGTTGGATTTGCTTTTGGGGTTCCATTAACTTCGTATCTCGCCGAGAAGATTTCGTTAGAAGCCGCTTTTCTATTTGGTGCGGTCGTGAGCTTGATTGCCTTTGTAGGGATACTCGCTTGGCTTCCTTCCATGCCAGTTACGAAAAAAATGTCTTATGGCCATCAGCTAGGCATCCTGCGCAATTCCCAGATGTGGCTGCATATCGTGACTGTTATTTTTATCTTTGCAGCCATGTTTTCCGTGTACAGCTACTTTGCTGAATATCTTGGACAAGTAACCAATATGGACGGGGCATGGATCAGCATCATGCTGATGGCCTTTGGCATGATCATGATTTTCGGGAATTTCTTTTTCGGGAGCTTATTGCAAAAGAGTGTGAATAAAACGGTCATTCTGTTTCCTCTGCTGTATGCGGCCATTTATGCGCTGGCATATTTTCTTGGTTCTTACTTCATACCGATGGTTATAATCGTGGTCATTTGGGGAGCCGTGCATTCCGGAGGTCTCATTGTGAGTCAGACCTGGTTGATGACGGAAGCGAAAGAAGCACCGGAGTTCGGCAACAGCCTATTTGTTTCCTTTTCCAATCTTGGAATAACAATAGGGACCGCCATCGGCGGTTGGTTTATTTCTCACTTTGGAATCCATCAACTCATCTGGAGTGGATTGATGTTTACGCTTCTGGCTTTCTTATTGATCACGATAAAAATGAAAATGCTCAAATCGAACGAAGATATGCGTTCATACAACTCGCACGGCTGA
- a CDS encoding 3-hydroxyacyl-CoA dehydrogenase, with translation MDIQNAVAIVTGGASGLGEATARNLIEHGGKVAILDMALEKGHALAEELGKEHAMFIQTDVTSEGSVREAIEQATGNFGTIHVAINCAGIGAAQKTLSRNGPHPLESFAKVINVNLIGTFNVIRLAVEQMAGNEPNKHGERGVIINTASVAAFDGQVGQAAYSASKGGIVGMTLPIARDLAPYGIRVMTIAPGLFDTPLFDKLPRTAKEALGATIPFPPRLGNPTEFAMLSQSIIENVMLNGETIRLDGAIRMQPK, from the coding sequence GTGGATATTCAAAATGCGGTAGCCATTGTTACGGGAGGGGCCTCCGGTCTGGGAGAAGCAACAGCGAGGAATCTGATCGAGCACGGGGGAAAAGTCGCCATTTTGGATATGGCCCTAGAAAAGGGGCATGCCTTGGCGGAAGAGCTGGGAAAAGAACACGCCATGTTTATTCAGACGGATGTGACAAGTGAGGGAAGCGTACGGGAGGCAATCGAGCAGGCGACTGGCAACTTCGGCACCATTCACGTCGCCATTAACTGTGCGGGTATCGGAGCGGCGCAAAAGACACTGTCGCGCAATGGACCTCATCCGTTGGAGTCGTTCGCGAAGGTCATCAATGTCAATCTGATCGGCACCTTTAATGTGATTCGATTGGCCGTCGAGCAGATGGCAGGAAATGAGCCAAACAAGCACGGTGAGCGAGGTGTCATTATCAATACCGCTTCCGTTGCCGCGTTTGACGGGCAAGTCGGGCAGGCTGCGTACAGTGCTTCCAAAGGCGGGATCGTGGGGATGACACTGCCTATTGCACGAGATTTGGCACCGTACGGCATTCGCGTCATGACCATCGCACCAGGACTGTTTGACACACCGTTGTTTGATAAGCTGCCCCGCACGGCAAAAGAAGCACTCGGTGCGACCATCCCGTTCCCACCACGCCTGGGTAATCCAACCGAGTTTGCCATGCTGTCTCAGAGTATTATCGAAAATGTCATGCTCAATGGCGAAACGATCCGTCTGGACGGCGCCATTCGGATGCAACCGAAATAG
- a CDS encoding SAM-dependent methyltransferase, whose amino-acid sequence MDRNKFSAIAHRDHVFYNPISEAKMKQVLGHIPLQPNDRVVDIGAGTCELLIRLAESRQIKGTAIELYEGAIESAKQRAQGRIPADQIEFITADAQVALEAYEEPRFSLGICIGSTHALGGLIPTLKAMQKCVKKDGYILIGEGYWKQRPSQDYLKALGGAEESELQSHYENVRTAEELGLITLWSSVTSEEDWDQYEWLYSMSVENYCHENPQDPDRDAYLQRIRAWRHTYLKWGRDTLGFGLYLFRR is encoded by the coding sequence ATGGATCGAAACAAATTTTCAGCCATCGCCCACCGCGATCACGTTTTTTATAACCCGATCTCCGAAGCGAAAATGAAGCAAGTATTGGGGCACATTCCTTTACAGCCGAATGATCGAGTCGTGGATATCGGAGCAGGAACATGCGAGCTTTTGATTCGATTAGCCGAATCCAGACAGATCAAAGGAACGGCGATAGAGCTGTACGAAGGTGCCATTGAATCGGCAAAGCAACGAGCTCAAGGCAGAATCCCTGCAGACCAGATCGAATTTATCACAGCTGATGCACAGGTCGCCCTAGAGGCGTACGAAGAGCCTCGCTTTTCACTAGGGATCTGCATCGGTTCCACGCATGCCTTGGGTGGGCTCATACCTACGCTCAAAGCCATGCAGAAATGCGTGAAAAAAGACGGGTATATCCTGATCGGGGAAGGCTACTGGAAACAGAGACCGAGTCAGGATTATCTCAAAGCATTGGGTGGGGCAGAGGAGTCTGAGCTGCAAAGTCATTACGAAAACGTTCGGACCGCCGAGGAGCTAGGGCTGATTACGCTGTGGTCGAGCGTTACAAGTGAGGAAGACTGGGATCAGTACGAGTGGCTCTACTCGATGTCTGTCGAGAACTACTGCCACGAAAACCCGCAAGATCCGGATCGCGACGCCTATTTGCAAAGGATTCGAGCTTGGCGGCACACGTACTTGAAATGGGGAAGAGATACTCTTGGGTTTGGATTGTATCTTTTTAGGAGATAA
- a CDS encoding ABC transporter ATP-binding protein, whose product MMTTILQVDGLRKEYRKSAGLLGKLFGQSSTSLYAVEDVTFSLQAGETLGLVGESGCGKSTLSRTLMRLYEPTDGKITFLGEDVTASDGKSLRRIRKNMQMVFQDPYSSLNPRMTVREMLAETIRFHQICQTEQELNAYIEFLLERVGLHVKDADKYPKAFSGGQRQRICIARAIAVRPKLLIADEPVSALDVSVQAHILNLLENLKKEFQLSLIFISHDLSVVKYISDRVAVMYLGRIVEMGTTEEIFHRPVHPYTKALLSAVPRLDLGKREKIGLEGDPPSPYERHKGCPFASRCPERMPHCEKEAPPFAQEGQTHQIRCHLATQS is encoded by the coding sequence ATGATGACGACCATTCTTCAGGTAGATGGATTGCGAAAAGAATACCGCAAATCGGCAGGCTTGCTAGGAAAATTATTTGGGCAGAGCAGCACTTCGCTCTATGCGGTGGAGGATGTAACTTTCTCTTTGCAAGCGGGAGAAACGTTGGGACTGGTCGGAGAGAGCGGATGCGGGAAAAGCACATTAAGCCGTACTCTTATGCGACTCTACGAACCGACGGACGGGAAAATCACCTTTCTGGGAGAAGACGTCACAGCGAGCGACGGCAAGTCATTGCGCAGGATACGGAAGAACATGCAGATGGTGTTTCAAGATCCGTATTCTTCGCTCAACCCGCGAATGACCGTACGAGAGATGCTGGCGGAGACGATCCGTTTCCATCAGATCTGTCAGACCGAGCAAGAGCTGAATGCATACATCGAGTTCTTACTCGAGCGGGTCGGGCTGCACGTCAAAGATGCCGACAAGTATCCCAAAGCTTTCAGTGGTGGGCAGAGACAGCGAATCTGTATTGCCCGTGCCATCGCCGTGCGCCCAAAGCTGTTGATTGCAGATGAGCCGGTCAGCGCACTCGACGTATCGGTACAAGCCCACATTTTAAATCTACTGGAAAACTTAAAGAAGGAATTTCAGCTTTCCTTGATCTTTATCTCTCACGATCTGTCTGTAGTAAAGTACATTTCGGATCGTGTGGCTGTCATGTATTTAGGACGGATCGTGGAGATGGGGACGACGGAGGAAATTTTTCATAGACCTGTTCATCCATACACAAAGGCATTGCTGTCGGCAGTTCCGCGATTGGACTTAGGAAAAAGGGAAAAGATCGGATTGGAGGGGGACCCCCCAAGTCCGTATGAACGTCATAAGGGCTGTCCGTTTGCATCTCGCTGCCCGGAACGCATGCCGCATTGCGAAAAGGAAGCTCCTCCTTTTGCCCAAGAAGGCCAGACGCATCAGATCCGTTGCCATTTAGCCACTCAGTCTTGA
- a CDS encoding ABC transporter ATP-binding protein, with the protein MKPILEIDSLEVVLKTKQRTIHAVNDVTFHVNQGETVGLVGESGSGKSITCRSILQLLPTPQGKVVKGSIRFAGTDLLSYSKKQMQQVRGKEIGMVLQDPMSSLDPVYRVGDQLVETFRTHQKLSKKDAWNKAVELLRLVGIPSPEKRVYDYPHQMSGGMRQRVMIALAICCDPQLLLADEPTTALDVTVQDQVLGLMKDIQQRLGMGILIVTHNLGVVAEMCDRVVVLYAGKVMETATTAELFQSPRHAYTLGLIRSVPRIESDEKLEGIPGTLPDMSQAVEGCPFRERCFFATEECSRNEHTQLREVATGHLSACFHHERVCAQA; encoded by the coding sequence ATGAAGCCAATACTCGAGATTGACTCTCTGGAGGTCGTACTCAAGACGAAGCAGCGGACCATCCATGCAGTCAATGATGTCACCTTTCACGTGAATCAGGGGGAAACGGTAGGGCTGGTAGGAGAAAGCGGAAGTGGGAAGAGCATCACCTGTCGCTCGATTCTGCAGCTGCTGCCGACTCCACAGGGAAAGGTCGTAAAAGGGTCCATCCGTTTTGCTGGAACGGATTTGCTGAGCTATTCCAAAAAGCAGATGCAGCAAGTGCGGGGCAAAGAGATCGGGATGGTGCTGCAAGATCCGATGAGCTCGCTGGACCCGGTTTATCGGGTAGGAGATCAGCTCGTGGAGACGTTTAGAACCCATCAAAAGCTCAGCAAAAAAGACGCGTGGAACAAAGCGGTGGAGCTTCTTCGTTTGGTCGGAATTCCTTCGCCAGAAAAACGTGTATACGATTATCCTCATCAAATGAGCGGAGGGATGCGGCAGCGGGTGATGATTGCTTTAGCGATCTGCTGTGATCCTCAGCTCTTGCTTGCCGATGAGCCGACTACAGCCCTCGATGTGACCGTTCAGGATCAGGTGCTGGGGCTGATGAAAGACATCCAGCAGCGTCTTGGCATGGGAATCTTGATCGTCACGCACAATCTGGGTGTTGTAGCTGAAATGTGTGACCGTGTCGTAGTCCTGTATGCGGGGAAAGTCATGGAAACCGCGACAACGGCAGAGTTGTTCCAGTCGCCACGCCATGCGTATACGCTGGGGCTGATTCGCTCAGTGCCACGCATTGAATCCGATGAAAAACTGGAAGGAATACCTGGGACGCTTCCGGATATGTCGCAAGCGGTGGAAGGCTGTCCTTTTCGGGAGCGCTGTTTCTTTGCGACGGAGGAGTGCTCCCGCAATGAACATACACAATTGAGGGAAGTTGCCACCGGGCATTTGTCGGCTTGCTTTCATCATGAAAGGGTGTGTGCGCAGGCATGA
- a CDS encoding ABC transporter permease has protein sequence MAQIQQTAMKRPVRAYRLGLFSRLPVNTKISVGSALVLIVILLSICAPWLTPYDPNSNDLMNVLQKPSAQHWFGTDNFGRDIFTRMLYAGRIDLQIGVIAVIVPFIVGTVIGLLAGYFGGWFNMLTMRLVDVVISFPFMVLIIAIISILGPGLTNMYIAIFIVGWSAYARIIRGEVLVVKQQEYILAARSIGYGHGRIIFRHILPNVISPAIVFAMSDVVLCILLGASLSFLGLGVQPPTAEWGSMIAEGRSYIINAWWISTLPGLGIIVTGLGFSLLGDGLAEKIENQ, from the coding sequence ATGGCACAAATACAGCAAACAGCAATGAAGAGGCCAGTCAGAGCCTATCGACTCGGATTGTTTTCACGCCTTCCCGTGAATACGAAAATCAGTGTTGGGTCAGCACTGGTACTCATCGTCATCCTCCTTTCCATTTGCGCACCGTGGCTGACCCCGTACGACCCCAATAGCAACGACCTGATGAATGTGTTGCAAAAGCCGAGTGCCCAGCATTGGTTTGGCACGGATAATTTCGGGCGCGATATCTTTACTCGCATGCTTTACGCGGGGCGGATCGATTTGCAGATCGGCGTCATTGCAGTGATTGTTCCTTTCATCGTGGGAACAGTAATCGGTCTGCTCGCAGGTTATTTCGGTGGATGGTTCAATATGCTGACCATGCGACTCGTGGATGTGGTCATCAGCTTTCCATTTATGGTGCTGATCATTGCCATCATTTCGATTCTCGGGCCGGGTCTTACGAATATGTATATCGCGATCTTTATCGTCGGATGGAGTGCGTACGCGCGCATTATTCGCGGTGAGGTGCTGGTTGTAAAGCAGCAGGAGTATATCTTGGCTGCACGCAGTATCGGCTATGGACACGGCAGGATCATTTTCCGGCACATCTTGCCGAATGTCATCTCGCCTGCGATTGTGTTTGCCATGTCTGATGTTGTACTGTGCATCTTGCTCGGTGCGTCCCTCAGCTTTTTAGGTCTGGGAGTACAGCCACCTACAGCAGAATGGGGGTCCATGATTGCGGAGGGGCGCAGCTACATCATCAATGCTTGGTGGATCTCTACGCTTCCCGGTTTGGGGATTATTGTGACAGGCCTGGGCTTTAGCCTGCTAGGGGATGGCCTGGCAGAAAAAATCGAGAATCAATAA
- a CDS encoding ABC transporter permease, whose translation MLRVHFVLQRLIQLIPIVFGISVVSFLIIHLIPGDPATIMLGPRATPENVQQITAQMGLDKPLYDQYLIFVKNMVQGDLGTSILLKKSVNTLIGERLGTTFFLVIYASVLSLLVSIPIALWSAMRKDSLIDNGFRTISIIGLAMPSFWIGILLMLLLSIKLKLFPVSGYGKNFFAHIYYLFLPSLTIACSLAPVLIRPLRSKIINVFSSEYIEAARARGLGENKIIINHVLRNAISGTVTILGVNIGWLLGGSIVIETVFSVPGLGQLLINSILARDYPIIQGLVLVFAILVIVVNLLTDLCYAILDPRVDLE comes from the coding sequence ATCTTACGCGTACACTTTGTCCTCCAACGCTTGATCCAGTTGATTCCGATTGTTTTTGGGATCTCGGTCGTCTCGTTTCTGATCATCCATCTTATTCCTGGGGACCCGGCTACGATCATGCTGGGCCCCCGGGCCACTCCAGAAAATGTTCAGCAGATTACGGCACAAATGGGACTGGACAAGCCACTGTATGATCAATATCTGATCTTTGTGAAAAACATGGTTCAAGGTGACTTGGGCACATCCATTTTGTTAAAGAAATCCGTCAATACGCTGATCGGTGAACGCTTAGGAACGACATTTTTCCTCGTGATCTATGCTTCGGTCTTGAGTCTCTTGGTGAGCATTCCGATCGCCTTGTGGTCTGCGATGCGAAAGGATTCGCTCATAGATAACGGATTTCGAACCATCTCTATCATTGGATTGGCGATGCCTTCCTTCTGGATCGGTATTTTGTTGATGTTGCTGCTGAGTATCAAATTAAAGCTGTTCCCTGTTTCCGGATACGGGAAGAACTTTTTCGCCCATATCTACTACTTGTTCTTGCCTTCGCTGACGATTGCCTGTTCCTTGGCACCGGTGCTGATCCGGCCCCTGCGTAGCAAAATCATCAACGTGTTTTCTTCGGAATACATCGAGGCGGCTAGAGCGAGAGGACTCGGCGAGAACAAAATCATCATCAACCACGTCCTGCGTAATGCGATTAGCGGGACAGTGACCATTCTCGGTGTGAATATTGGCTGGTTGTTGGGGGGCTCGATCGTGATCGAGACGGTTTTCTCGGTCCCTGGTCTCGGGCAATTACTGATCAATTCGATCTTGGCGAGGGACTATCCGATTATTCAAGGATTGGTACTCGTTTTTGCGATACTTGTCATTGTGGTCAATCTGCTGACGGACTTGTGCTATGCGATACTCGATCCGCGCGTTGATCTGGAATAG
- a CDS encoding ABC transporter substrate-binding protein — protein MIRVQHYVKKSFLSVIAFLLVLGTVACSSTPESSQGNSSGQSGNAPQPAAAPAPGNAGDDNTPKPGGILKLARAQDLSNLDPIVPGDNMTIWTLLLMYDQLVRVSADGNGIEPALATDWKISDDNKTYTFNLRKDVKFHDGSVMTPADVKFSLDRARAEGSNWSWIYTGIESVKVSGENQVTIKTKTPYAPLLSSLALFSSSIVSEKVVKEKGKDFLSDKEMGTGPFRLANWQRGQKVELEKNPDYWQTGKPYLDGVELVQVPEDTTRLFQLRAGDIDIASNVPFNTMEELKADPALTVMAPQVSRVDVININHTHEPFGDVKIRQAINYAVDKELIIKTVLMGNGEPATSYLPKMKFFNDQLEGYKFNLEKAKQLMAESSKPQGFKTKLLISSGDETDRQIAVIVKDQLAALGIDVEIQMMEPGAAYEAVNSMNYDLATTYFSTDIIDPDELTSFEVVSTGGTDAYHTGYKNPKVDELAEKARAELDEAKRKEMYMEIQKQVSEDATFLFLYYKPASYAVQNYVKGFNVLSTGNYRLEDVWLNK, from the coding sequence ATGATACGCGTACAGCACTATGTGAAAAAAAGCTTTCTTAGTGTGATCGCATTCTTATTGGTGTTGGGGACAGTCGCTTGCTCTTCTACACCAGAAAGCAGTCAAGGAAATTCCAGTGGTCAATCAGGAAATGCTCCCCAACCTGCAGCTGCTCCAGCACCCGGCAACGCCGGTGATGACAACACACCAAAGCCGGGTGGAATCTTGAAGCTCGCACGCGCCCAAGACTTGTCCAATCTGGATCCGATCGTTCCAGGTGACAACATGACGATTTGGACGCTGCTCTTGATGTACGATCAGTTGGTTCGTGTCTCTGCGGATGGCAATGGGATCGAGCCTGCTCTGGCAACTGATTGGAAAATCTCTGATGACAACAAAACATATACGTTCAACCTGCGAAAAGATGTGAAGTTCCACGATGGCTCCGTCATGACGCCAGCTGACGTCAAATTCTCACTCGATCGCGCGCGAGCAGAGGGATCAAACTGGAGCTGGATTTACACTGGCATTGAATCAGTAAAGGTGTCGGGCGAAAACCAAGTGACGATTAAAACCAAAACACCGTACGCTCCGTTGCTTTCTTCACTCGCCTTGTTCAGCAGCTCAATCGTGTCTGAGAAGGTGGTTAAGGAGAAGGGAAAGGATTTTCTGAGTGATAAGGAAATGGGAACCGGACCGTTCCGCTTGGCAAACTGGCAGCGTGGTCAAAAGGTAGAGCTGGAAAAAAATCCGGACTACTGGCAAACGGGTAAGCCGTATTTGGATGGCGTAGAGCTGGTTCAAGTACCAGAAGATACGACCCGACTGTTCCAGCTGCGTGCTGGAGATATTGATATCGCTTCAAACGTTCCGTTCAACACCATGGAAGAATTAAAAGCAGATCCCGCATTGACTGTCATGGCTCCACAAGTATCTCGGGTGGACGTCATCAATATCAACCATACGCATGAGCCATTTGGCGATGTGAAAATACGTCAAGCCATTAACTACGCGGTAGATAAAGAGCTGATCATCAAAACCGTTCTGATGGGGAATGGCGAACCCGCGACCTCCTATCTGCCAAAAATGAAGTTCTTCAACGATCAGCTCGAAGGGTATAAATTCAATCTGGAAAAGGCCAAGCAATTGATGGCCGAATCCTCGAAACCACAAGGTTTTAAGACAAAGCTTCTGATCAGCTCTGGTGACGAGACAGACCGTCAAATCGCCGTGATCGTCAAAGACCAACTGGCTGCTCTTGGAATTGACGTAGAGATCCAGATGATGGAGCCGGGTGCAGCATACGAAGCCGTCAACTCGATGAATTACGATTTGGCGACGACCTACTTCTCGACGGATATTATTGACCCGGATGAATTGACCAGCTTTGAAGTTGTTTCCACAGGTGGTACAGATGCGTATCATACTGGCTACAAAAACCCGAAAGTAGATGAGCTGGCAGAAAAGGCACGGGCCGAATTGGACGAAGCCAAGCGTAAAGAAATGTACATGGAAATACAAAAGCAGGTCAGCGAAGACGCGACGTTCCTTTTCCTCTATTACAAACCAGCTTCTTATGCGGTACAAAACTACGTCAAAGGCTTCAACGTTTTGTCGACTGGAAACTATCGACTTGAGGATGTATGGCTCAATAAGTAA
- a CDS encoding IS3 family transposase produces the protein MGAAKGADNRQQAFVIIAELSAQYSVSLLCRLAGVSRSGYYKWYERQWKMTTRQRENEWLKTRIIVCRKQTRGIYGYLRTRAWLVKTYGIRVNHKRVYRFMKELGISSVIRRKKRNYGLKEAFVITDNKLNREFQATRPLEKWVTDITFLPFGSSFLYLSTIFDLYNNEVVAYKLSKRNDLRLVLDTVKKAIRKRKTRGILLHSDRGFQYTSRAYNFLLKRHGIQASMSRKGNCLDNACIESFIGHLKCKSLRIRKFTSPKELRDEIHRYIHFYNHKCLQKKLNNLSPVDYRTKVA, from the coding sequence ATGGGAGCTGCAAAGGGGGCGGACAACCGACAGCAAGCGTTCGTAATTATCGCCGAGCTATCTGCACAATACTCGGTTTCTTTGCTTTGCCGCTTAGCAGGTGTATCCCGAAGTGGCTACTACAAATGGTACGAACGTCAATGGAAGATGACGACCAGACAGCGTGAAAACGAGTGGTTAAAAACGCGGATCATTGTGTGCCGGAAGCAGACGCGTGGTATTTATGGTTATCTGCGTACCCGTGCTTGGCTGGTGAAGACATATGGCATACGAGTGAATCACAAGCGTGTTTACCGTTTCATGAAAGAGCTTGGCATAAGTTCGGTCATCCGGCGTAAGAAACGGAATTACGGTTTGAAAGAAGCCTTTGTTATTACAGACAACAAACTCAATCGGGAATTCCAAGCTACGCGTCCTCTTGAGAAGTGGGTAACAGACATCACCTTCCTACCCTTTGGTAGCTCTTTCCTATATCTCTCGACGATTTTTGACCTGTATAACAACGAAGTTGTAGCATACAAGCTCAGTAAACGTAATGATCTCCGCTTGGTTCTTGATACCGTCAAAAAGGCAATCCGCAAGCGAAAAACAAGAGGGATTCTTTTGCACAGCGATCGAGGGTTTCAGTACACCTCAAGAGCGTATAATTTCCTCCTTAAACGGCATGGCATTCAAGCCAGTATGTCACGCAAGGGGAATTGTCTCGACAATGCTTGCATCGAGAGCTTTATCGGCCATCTAAAGTGTAAGTCCCTTCGAATACGAAAGTTCACTAGTCCGAAAGAGCTCAGGGATGAGATTCATCGTTACATTCATTTTTATAACCACAAATGTCTTCAAAAGAAATTAAACAACCTTAGTCCGGTCGACTACCGAACTAAGGTTGCTTAA
- a CDS encoding transposase: MGDLRRTHSIEFKQKAVDMYLKEGKGYQTVAKELGVRHSSVQLWVKRFR; this comes from the coding sequence TTGGGAGATTTGCGAAGGACACATTCCATTGAATTTAAGCAGAAAGCTGTAGATATGTATCTCAAAGAAGGGAAAGGGTATCAAACCGTGGCCAAGGAATTAGGCGTCCGTCATTCCTCGGTACAATTGTGGGTTAAACGCTTCCGTTAG
- a CDS encoding transposase, giving the protein TIISEIGEIERFNHPKKLVAFAGIDPSVHSSGKFTATINRITKRGSSRLRHALYMAVLCGIRSSRNKKLKEFYDRKRDEGKPFKVTVVACANKLIHWIFTLLKRKETFLDLA; this is encoded by the coding sequence AACGATTATCTCTGAAATTGGTGAGATAGAGCGGTTTAATCACCCTAAAAAACTTGTTGCCTTTGCCGGAATCGATCCCAGCGTGCATTCTTCTGGCAAGTTCACTGCAACAATTAATCGAATCACGAAAAGAGGTTCCAGCAGGCTGCGACATGCCTTATATATGGCTGTCCTATGCGGTATCAGGAGTTCACGCAATAAGAAACTAAAAGAGTTTTATGACAGAAAACGCGATGAAGGAAAGCCATTTAAAGTCACGGTCGTTGCTTGTGCGAACAAACTGATCCACTGGATTTTTACCCTCTTAAAGCGTAAAGAAACTTTCCTTGATCTTGCTTAA
- a CDS encoding NlpC/P60 family protein: MGIFAKREGVSFRIDHLLVVKNERFVSLRSISRLFNVDAKFCLTKKRVVIRQPGRFFVTLRGDTLQSISRLLNTTVKKLLAVNTTLREPIASGIKVIIPTVGFRSLPRKRTTKTNKTLTIKQQTELAGPIISLGRSLLGTKYKFGARPYPISRRFDCSSYIQYIFKQNGIHLPRTSRAQASSGRSIQQRNVEPGDLIFFRRNRYSDNRIGHVGIDIGNGRMLNTYKSPPGVTITRWRSPLWLKRYVKAREII; this comes from the coding sequence ATGGGAATATTTGCAAAACGCGAGGGTGTCTCATTCCGTATTGATCACCTCCTAGTAGTCAAAAATGAACGTTTTGTTAGTCTTCGTTCAATAAGTCGTCTATTTAATGTAGACGCAAAATTTTGTTTAACAAAGAAACGCGTAGTCATTCGCCAGCCAGGTCGTTTTTTTGTTACACTTCGTGGTGATACGCTCCAAAGTATCTCAAGATTATTGAACACAACTGTCAAAAAACTTCTAGCAGTGAATACTACGCTGAGGGAACCGATAGCATCAGGAATAAAAGTAATCATCCCTACGGTTGGTTTTCGATCACTTCCACGAAAGAGAACCACGAAAACGAATAAAACTCTAACAATCAAACAGCAAACAGAATTAGCTGGCCCCATAATTTCCTTAGGAAGATCCTTACTAGGGACCAAGTACAAATTCGGAGCGCGTCCCTATCCCATTAGCAGAAGATTTGATTGTTCATCTTATATCCAGTATATCTTCAAACAAAATGGTATCCATCTACCTAGGACCAGTAGAGCTCAAGCAAGCAGTGGTAGATCAATACAACAGAGAAATGTTGAACCTGGTGATCTCATCTTTTTTAGGCGCAATCGTTACTCAGACAATCGGATTGGTCACGTTGGAATTGATATTGGAAATGGCAGAATGTTGAACACCTACAAATCACCACCCGGAGTAACAATTACTAGATGGAGAAGTCCGCTTTGGCTGAAAAGGTATGTTAAGGCAAGAGAAATAATATAG